The Vitis vinifera cultivar Pinot Noir 40024 chromosome 16, ASM3070453v1 DNA segment taaaaaatattatcatttgtATAAAATATAGACTATAACAAATAGTCAACTTGACTCCCGACTCAtactattttgatattatttaataaaactaataatGAGATGAATTTATTAAACTCCGATGGTTTAAGATTTGATAACATTCAATCTAATGTCCAGATGTATTTATTAATGACCAAATTCCAATtctaattaatgaattttaaacTTCAGTTAAACATTtgaactaattttaaaatatcgaTTCAATAAGCAGTGAAGAATTTCgtaattacaaaaagaaaaaaagtttttaatcacaaaacataattttcaatatatatttctGAAGGTagaaatgaaatttattaaaatattatttaaagaagAAGGATTATGGATTCATTGAAGTTTAAACATTGTAAACTTGCAAAACcaggttttaaataaaaaatataaaatatttttagaattaataagaAAGAGTTcttgaaaattagttttcagattccaaaatttccaagttgatactttaaattaaaaattcccTGAGATTTtcatatatgatttttcttcGAAAAGACGACAAATTTCATAAGAAGAAAGATATTTCCTGAATTTTTTCCTCACAAATTTCAATCTTTCCCCGAAAGTCTCATGCTTTTTAAGAAGAAATCAACAAGTAGATAGATACAAACGAGATTATAAAAAAAGTTGCTAGTGTTTCTGTATTTTCCTTCGCTATCCCACACTTTCATCACTACCAAACAGACTCCACTACCTTCATGCAATCAATGTAGAAACAGAAAGTCAGACTAAACACGGCATTGAATGAAGGGAGGGGTGAGCAGAAATGGGTTGTTCTTGATTTTGCACAAGGGTGATGGAGGATGAGAGATGCAGGAGGAGAGGTAGTCCCAACTGGAGGTGCAGTGAAAGGGCTTTGCCTGGAAAAACACTTTGTGAGAAGCACTTGTTCTGCCAGCTGATTCGGAATCGGGTGAAGACGGCGAGGCTTGCGGAGGGGAGAGACGGGGAGGTGGGTCGCCCAAGTGGGAAGCAGAAGCTGGCGGCAGCTGGGGAGGAGATGGTTGGTGGTGGCGGTAAAGAGGATCGGGGGTTTTCGGGTGAAATCCTGGCCGCCGGCGAGGGAGGAGGCGGTGAGGTGGTGGGTGGGGGGGAGATGCCTGAGGGGTTTGGAGGAGGAATGTGGGGGTGGTTTGGGGGAGATGAGGGTGGAAATGACGGTAATGCCCTTGGCAGCGGTGGAGTTATGGGCGGCTCTGCTGGAGACGGCAATGGTAGGGAAGTGGATGGTGGAGGGGTCGGTGAGCGCGGCGTCGCGAGTGGAAATTGGGCTACTGGCCGTGGGAATGGCGGTGGAGTAGTTGAGAGCGGCGGAGACGGTGATTGGGTCTCTAGTGGTGGAATTGGGGGCTGCTCCAGGGAAGAAGCCGGTGGAAATGGCAGCGGCGATGTTCGGTTAATTGAAAGCCTTGCGGGCCATTCCGGTGGAAATGAAGGCGGCGGCGAGGAAGTCGTTAAGGGAGGCGAGGACTCTGGTCGGGCTGCCGGCGGTGGAGGACTTGTGGGCTACCCCAAGGAAGTCACTGGTGGAATTGGCGGCAATTCCGGTGGAAGTGGCGGTGGAATTGGAGGAATTGAGAGTAGGTCCGACGGTAATGGCCACGGGGATGATGTTggggagaagaagaaaaggcgAGGCCGGCCAAGAGGTTCAAAAACCAGAAGGAAAGGTGAAGAAGTTCCGGGTCAGTCTAGGGAGAGCACTGGCGGGAATGGTGGTGGAAATGATGGGAATGGGTGCAATGCCAGTGGAAATATCGGTGGAGATGagattgttgtgttgaaaaagcgAAAGCTAGGCCGGCCCAAGGGTTCAAAAACTAGGAGGAACGTTATCGATGGTGAGATAGTTGAGCTCCCAATCGGTAATTGGGGTGGAAGTGAAGTAATTGGTGGCCTATCCAGTGGGAATGGCAGGGGTGAAATTGAAGGAACTGGAGACCTATCTGGTGGGAGTGGCAGGGGTAGTGGTGAAGGGATCGGAGGCCTGCCTGGTGGGGATGGCAGTGGAGGAGAGATTATGGTGAAGAGGCGAAAGCTAGGCCGACCTAAAGGTTCAAATACTAGGAGGAGGATTCCTGATGGTAGAGAACTCCAGGTATGGGCAGGTGAAACAGTTGAAAATGATGGTCTGGCTCTTGATTTGGAAGGAAACCGATGGAAGTCTGGTGCATTCCATGGTGGAAACAATGGGGAAGGATGGAAGGTTAAGCATGGGCGTGGCCGACCAAAAGGGTGGAAGAAGAAGGGTAGGAAGAGGAAGGTTTTTTATGGTGGAGAACTTCGGGCTTTGGAAGGTGTGAAGAAGAGGGGAAGGAAGAGGAAGATTGTTGATGGTGAAGAGCTTTGGGATTTGAAAGGGTTGGAAAAGAGGGGGAGGAAAGGGGGCATTTTTTATGGGAAAGAACTCCAGGGCAGTTCCTGTGAGGCCAGAATGGTGGATTTACTTGCCACATTGCAAAGTTTTGCTCCTTATAGTGGAGCCGTTTTGGCTGAATACATTAAGAAACAATATGCAGCAATTACTAGTGTTCCCTCTAAGCAGAAAGTTTGGCGGCAGCCTGATTTGGCCAAAATGGTGGGCCTCCTTGCTACTTTAAGGGATGTTGTGCCTTATAGGGGAGAAGTCCTGGCCGAAAATTTTCTGTACTTCAAATGGCGTAGTTCAATTTCTGCATTAGAGTACCTGGCTCCTTGTAGAGGAGGTGTTCTGGCTGAATATTTCATGTATCGTGAACGATCCAGTTCAATTCCTTATGATGACATCTACAAATGCGAATTTGATGAGGCCCCACTTGTGACTGAAGAGATTCAGGATCAGTCTGTTCAAGGTATTAGAGTAAATGAAGGTCCCAGTCACAGTGAAGGCATTGGAGTAGGTGAAGGTCCAAGTTCCACTGAAGGAATTCAGGGGCAGTATGGTGGAGCTGCTGGCGGAAATGATGGTGGGAAGCTTGGTGCTAAAGAATTTTTGGGAGGGTTTGGTGCATTTGCAAGGCAAAAGGATGGTGGATATGGATTTAGTAGGCTAAAGAACAAATGCCGCAGACTAAAAGGTTCAAATAATGGTGAAGAGATTGGGGGCTGGTCTGGTGAAGCCAGTAGGGAAAATGGTCCTCAGAAAGAAATTCAGGGCTGGTCAAGTGAAGCTTGCTGTCGAAATGATGGAGACGAGATGGTCAGTCTGAGAGGTAGGTGTGACAGGCCAAACAGTTCGGAGGATTGGATGAACGAGCTTAACAGGAGTGGTGGAGCAACCTGCACTATTGATAGGAGAAGCGAGATCATTTCTTCAGAGGGTAAGTGTGGCTGGCCGCAGGTTATAGAGAACAAAAGGACCATTCTTGCTGCTGAACAAGATGGGATCATTCCTTTTGAAGTCACTGGCTGGAATGATATGGGGGATGAGACTGAAGGTTTGGAGAATAAGAAGAGTGGTCTCATAGCTATAGAAGATCGTGGTTTGCCTGGTGAAGTTATTGGTCGTGATGAGAAGCCAAATGAGATTTTTCGGCAGAAGGCTAAGCGTGGCCGGCCAAAGGGTTCAAAGAACAGGATTCCATGTATCCCTAAAGAAGAACAAAGCCAGGCCACTGCCAGTAATTTTTTGGGTGGAAATAACAGCGGAGATGTGAATATTTCTTGGAAACGTAAGCCTGGCCGGCCAAAGGGTTCAAAGAACAAGAAGGTAATCCTTAATGGTGAAGCCCTGAACAAGATTCCAATGCTGAATCAGGAACATCAGATGCCTGTTTCAAAGATAGAAGAAGATCTTAACAAAGAAGGCAGTTTACAGGTTGAGTATGTGAGGGACTGTGGCAATGCACAGATGAGTAATGGTGAGTTATTAACTGATACCGGCAATGTTCATAAGAGGCCCAGAGGAAGGCCGAAGAAGTTGAAGGACCATCGGGGGGAATCTAACTGCATTAAAGAGGGAAAATTCAATGAGAATGGATTGGCGAATTCAGGATTATCAGTGAGTTCTTCCCAATCCATTTTTACAACATAAGACTGATTAGCAATTTGATTAAGCTTGTTAGGATTcactgttattaaaaaaaaaaaggttgaaggTTCAATGCAGCTCATCATGACTGTTAGATGTCTTTCTAATGGTAAACTCAGTTTCTGTGACATAGACAAGGCTGACCTTATTTGTTTTACCAAAGCATAGGTCCATGATTTGGCTGTCATTACTCGTAATACAGTGGGTTGTCATGCTGCGTTCTCCTAAGTGCTAGAATGCTCTTGGGAAATACCAACTGTATATAGGAGTTTACATTTCCACCTTGAAGAAGGTGTATGGGTTTTTACAACCCTGCAATATGGCACCAATGAGACATGCCGTTTGTTTGCTTAACAAGCTTGCAAATTGTGACATAGGTTGCAGGGAGCTTCTGATATGAATATTGAATAGCAAAAAGCCATGCCTAACAGAAGAAAGGAGACTTGGAATCAAGTACAGCTCCTACAACTTAACTTGAACCTGATACGGGATTTCAAGTTTTGGTTTACCTTTTCACTAagtttttctcagcaaccagaCTGAGCATTACTGGATCAATTTTATTCCTAGGAAGGTGAAAAAGGAGGAGCCCCTACAAACACTGGGAAAAACAAAGAGGGCTTATTGTGAAATTAGTGTCTGAATGTACCAATCATTAAGAGTCCATTCTAATGAGGTTTCTGTTTCAGGATGCTAGCAATGGGAAAAGAGAGCAGAGGAGTTTAATGTGTCATCAATGCTTGAGGCATGCCAAGAGTGGTGTTGTCGTTTGTTCCAGTTGCAAAAAGAAACGCTATTGCTATGAGTGCCTTGCGAAATGGTAATTGCTACTTTGTTAAGCTCTTCTGCTCATGGAAGTATGGTTATAGCATTCCAACCTTCAGAATGGAATGGATCCATTggattatggaaaaaaaaataaaaaattctcctCTTATTGCTAGAatattagtatttcatttgttttatttttttgctgaTTATGTTGCCAATGCGGATTGTGACATCCAATTATTCTAAGAATGTTTTGAAAGTAATGAAATAGGTACCCGGAGAAAACAAGAGAGGACATAAGGAATGCATGTCCATTCTGCCGTTGCATTTGCAATTGCAGAATGTGTCTCAAACAGGATTTAGTCGTAATGGTGTGTTTTATCTGTTCCGTTACTCTCTcaactcttttttttcaatcttagcatacataaaattttattccaaaCAATAATTTGGTTTTGACAGACTGGTCATGGAGAAGCAGATACAAATATCAAATTGCAAAAGTTGCTTTACTTGCTAGACAGAACTCTGCCTCTCCTCAGACATATTCACGGGGAGCAGAGCTCTGAGATACATGTGGAAGCCCAAATACGAGGTATCACAATTTGACACAGTTATTAACATGGAGATTTCAGTTTCTTTGCAGGATAAATGGTTCAGGATATATGAATAATGtgtttgttcctttttttttaggtGCTCAATTGACAGAAGAGGATATAATGAGGTCAATACTTGACAAAGATGACCGAGTGTATTGGTATAATTTCATCCCTTCCTGATAGTTGAAACTGAAATATGAACTAGTTATGAATCAAACTTCTTCCATTTCTGTTCGTTAATTATTTAGACTCAGTTAGGAATACTGGAGGACTCGGATATGGCTGGGGAAAGGTTTTAACATCAGTttcttaatgttcattttaATTGTCTCTAGGTAGGGATGACCATGGAAATATGTAGGCCCAGGTTCTCTCCAGTAAGGCCTTGGCCTTGTATGCTGTGTCATGTGGGCATTTTAAAATGTCTGGATCACTTGTGTTAAGACATTCACATTGGTGCAAGTATACGATATGTGTTGGATTGAGTACATCCAATCTGCATATCTGAAAGAAGAAAGCTGcctataaaaaaagtaaaaatatgatGAAAGAAAGAGATTGCCATGTTACTAGTTCAATTAAATTCTGGTATGATACTTTTCTTAAGTGAGAATATTGAACAACTCTGGTAATTAGTCATGTCCCATGTCCTAAAATATGGACATTTGACAGATCTGACATCTAAAAACATACTTGACCCAACATGGAGTCCATGTTTTATATGTTAGATGTTAATATCCTACTCTAGTACTATAGGAAGTTAGTGAGCTTGTTCTTGTctgtatataaaataaataacataattaaCATAAAAGCAACACACCCCGCCAT contains these protein-coding regions:
- the LOC100247074 gene encoding uncharacterized protein LOC100247074 — encoded protein: MEDERCRRRGSPNWRCSERALPGKTLCEKHLFCQLIRNRVKTARLAEGRDGEVGRPSGKQKLAAAGEEMVGGGGKEDRGFSGEILAAGEGGGGEVVGGGEMPEGFGGGMWGWFGGDEGGNDGNALGSGGVMGGSAGDGNGREVDGGGVGERGVASGNWATGRGNGGGVVESGGDGDWVSSGGIGGCSREEAGGNGSGDVRLIESLAGHSGGNEGGGEEVVKGGEDSGRAAGGGGLVGYPKEVTGGIGGNSGGSGGGIGGIESRSDGNGHGDDVGEKKKRRGRPRGSKTRRKGEEVPGQSRESTGGNGGGNDGNGCNASGNIGGDEIVVLKKRKLGRPKGSKTRRNVIDGEIVELPIGNWGGSEVIGGLSSGNGRGEIEGTGDLSGGSGRGSGEGIGGLPGGDGSGGEIMVKRRKLGRPKGSNTRRRIPDGRELQVWAGETVENDGLALDLEGNRWKSGAFHGGNNGEGWKVKHGRGRPKGWKKKGRKRKVFYGGELRALEGVKKRGRKRKIVDGEELWDLKGLEKRGRKGGIFYGKELQGSSCEARMVDLLATLQSFAPYSGAVLAEYIKKQYAAITSVPSKQKVWRQPDLAKMVGLLATLRDVVPYRGEVLAENFLYFKWRSSISALEYLAPCRGGVLAEYFMYRERSSSIPYDDIYKCEFDEAPLVTEEIQDQSVQGIRVNEGPSHSEGIGVGEGPSSTEGIQGQYGGAAGGNDGGKLGAKEFLGGFGAFARQKDGGYGFSRLKNKCRRLKGSNNGEEIGGWSGEASRENGPQKEIQGWSSEACCRNDGDEMVSLRGRCDRPNSSEDWMNELNRSGGATCTIDRRSEIISSEGKCGWPQVIENKRTILAAEQDGIIPFEVTGWNDMGDETEGLENKKSGLIAIEDRGLPGEVIGRDEKPNEIFRQKAKRGRPKGSKNRIPCIPKEEQSQATASNFLGGNNSGDVNISWKRKPGRPKGSKNKKVILNGEALNKIPMLNQEHQMPVSKIEEDLNKEGSLQVEYVRDCGNAQMSNGELLTDTGNVHKRPRGRPKKLKDHRGESNCIKEGKFNENGLANSGLSDASNGKREQRSLMCHQCLRHAKSGVVVCSSCKKKRYCYECLAKWYPEKTREDIRNACPFCRCICNCRMCLKQDLVVMTGHGEADTNIKLQKLLYLLDRTLPLLRHIHGEQSSEIHVEAQIRGAQLTEEDIMRSILDKDDRVYCDNCNTSIVNLHRSCPNPDCSYDLCLTCCRELRKGLQPGGNEAESSHQQFVERVNGQGTEVKGRIPAHDERYGWESDGAHPTNNYAADTCDFPDWRVNMDGSIPCPPKARGGCGTETLELRRIFEPNWVDHLIKSAEDLTMNFGSPDIDFSQGCSLCLPTASTGSGEKHCEVRRAAFRENSHDDFLYCPNSACLGDNEIEHFQMHWMRGEPVIVRNVLEKTSGLSWDPMVMWRAFRGATKVLKEDALSVKAIDCFDWCEVQINIFQFFKGYLQGRRHKSGWPEMLKLKDWPPSNSFDECLPRHGAEFIAMLPYSDYTNPKSGLLNLATKLPDVLKPDLGPKTYIAYGSLEELGRGNSVTKLHCDISDAVNVLTHTAKVNITPLQSKIMNKLQKKYEAEDLLELYGGAHDASDTTGKETTEQSQKDETMDCVYSAKENTVGIDSLFLGSLNEKEEKHSEQEDRRTLPLLDSMGLGTMSSDRDYILEDLALESTVMVNCEKQSVGDLNTEFQICDLEKHESNLSLLEKDCGITHVLVKKQAELKRCSLQFGGSVEDSLLHESINLEKTPPNGHKIGNFLGMSGKEDRYYSMNNQPDTCTSYIDGSSSIVRNCMNGELNIQGIEQPGFKEFSSFICRDVDERNFSLSGEINVDADCLATKDLCCPHQLGAENGIAKTDSFNQEYSQPPNVALKNNLNNEDVLDVIFLGTERDYEPELMKSDLDEKGTRFNYAVNCRDVTERNFSLPDRMDFNPHCLDTEELCCADRLDVQDEIVERDSAHKQEYNQPPNLLGTRMLISGKDGLQGMFSGNCWESGPKPDTRVLDVGPDCFAKSRDVSEKDLFLPEERDRDPNCPAAEEFWSGNGFDAKNARTERGLCNQEYFHLSNEKAEMRFVSEKSPLEATFSGNEANHSESMKPGSSNVRDSVQSNDHSEVAYGGAVWDIFRRQDVPKLIEFLRKHQKEFRHINNLPVDSVIHPIHDQTLYLTERHKKQLKEEYNVEPWTFEQYLGEAVFIPAGCPHQVRNRQSCIKVALDFVSPDNVQECIRLTEEFRLLPKDHRAKEDKLEVKKMALYAVNVAVDEAKNLISKLDSTNVGKEDQHQNQDQDQDQNQNQNQNQLL